One Vitis riparia cultivar Riparia Gloire de Montpellier isolate 1030 chromosome 4, EGFV_Vit.rip_1.0, whole genome shotgun sequence genomic window carries:
- the LOC117912391 gene encoding glutamate receptor 2.6-like, with product MRKDLAQLGFFFFSLSLWRLFIEMAMAQNTTIPVNVGLVLDFDTSLGKMGLICIPMVLADFYASHGNYKTSHVLKTRDSRRDVVGAAAAVESWC from the exons ATGAGAAAGGACCTTGCTCAACTGGggttcttctttttctctctctccctatGGAGACTCTTTATAGAAATGGCCATGGCGCAGAACACAACAATCCCAGTTAATGTGGGACTGGTCCTTGACTTTGATACATCGCTAGGAAAGATGGGTCTGATCTGCATCCCCATGGTCCTCGCAGATTTCTATGCCTCTCATGGTAACTACAAGACTAGTCACGTTCTGAAGACTAGAGACTCCAGAAGAGATGTTGTTGGTGCAGCTGCAGCAG TTGAATCATGGTGTTGA